The following nucleotide sequence is from Corticium candelabrum chromosome 19, ooCorCand1.1, whole genome shotgun sequence.
GATTTGATGCGTCGTATGTTACAAGTGATCGACAGGTGggtttgtatgtgtactgCTTTGATTCTCTTTACAGAATCCTCTCTTGTGATTGCGGCATGTGCTTCTAATTTATTACAAGTCAAAAAAAGATCGCTGTAAGACCAAGAAATTACCGTAATTACAGCTATCAAAGTGGTGTtgagatagacaaacacaggcTGGGGAAAGTCATCCACAACACCAAGACATTTAAAACAAACGGGTCGTAATTACTTTGTACATGCTCCAGGATCCGATAAGAGGAAGAGCAAAAAACGCTGCATAGAACTCTATCTCAGGATTATGCACACCAGAGACGTTGCTGACGTAAATAATTTCTGGATGGTTTTGCTACAGACGAGTGTTTCTCAAGGCTCAATGAATTAACAGAGCGTGCACAATGCAGCAGACAGGAGGAATAAGCATTGTGACGAGGACTCTCTGCATGCAGTTAACAGGTGAAACAATGAGAGTATAATGCACCGCTGACAAAGGTGTTCAAAACAGTAATCGGGTGACTTGGAAGACTGAAGACAAAGTTACAACATCTCTCTGCAGGATGGATGTCTCCAGATGGCGAAGTGCCGTCATTGAACGCACTTGACACACTCACTTCCCTTGAAGCATGGTTGCAGTGCCATTGCTAAACAAAATACATACTCCTCCGGAATTGCTCGAAAGGCTACGTAACGTTTACAGTTCTGGCCTGGTCTGAGTAAGCCCAAACCACAGAGCACTGCGTCAATGCAAATATTGATGTGCATCAACTCGTACGGCATTCATTGCACTTAGCTGTAGTCTTACAGCATTCCTCAACATCGTTTTCTAAGTAGAAAGTTTACCTCAATTTTGTAGCTAAACGTGCAACTCCAAGCTACTAAACATCAACAATCAACTTTATTCTCGTATACCACACTGTTTCGAGACTATTATCAACTGGTTCATCAAACAGGTTTATATTGTCAATGTCCATTGTGATGCCCTTTTATGTCGACGCCAATGCTACTGCATTTGGTCTTACAGGTGAAGTCGTCTTCATGGAAGTCAATTGGTGGTTTGCAGCAATCGCTACAAGAAGGAGCACATCGCGAAAGGCAGCAACAAGGGGTTTTGTCAAGTACACAATAAAGAGGTCAAACTCAGACACCGTCTTGGCACACCAAACCGTGGGTAAACATCTTCTCTGGCTTCACGAGGTCAAAATTGGTTCCCGTTCAGTACCTCTCAGCCTTTCTGACCAATTCCCATCAGCATCTCTTTGTCTGGCTTACGCAAGAGGTTAGACTTGGCAATGGCAAACATGGTCAGGACAAAACAAACCACAatcttcatacttcatacgcAGATTTGACTCTGAATGAGTTGTAGTAGGGCAGCTGCTATATATAAGAAACGAAATGGGCGTGGATAACCACTTGCAACACTTGCAAGTTGCAACACTTACGTGTAGAACAATTCAGACAGCGTTTGGTCAATTAATGATAATTTCATCTGAATCAGGTAAACGTGAAATGTACGCATGTACAACAGGTTAGTACATATATAATGTGAGATTAGTTTTGAGCGTCAGGTTGCTATAGGTTTCACACATGGAGCTGGAATGGGTCTCACATGTGGAGCATGAATGGGTTTGTGGGTAGTGCTGGGATAGGCTTGGCAGGTGGAGTTGGAGTTAGAGTGGCCTTACACAGCTTGATGTGCCGTTGAAGGCTACAGGCTTGGGAAACGGTCATTGAGCAATGTTAACAGCGGTGGATATTGGCCGCATTATTGATATCTTTGATATGTAGAATGTGTTGTCTTCAAACATTCCAATGGTCCTAATATTAGGGTGGTGGGCAAGATGGTAGGTTAGATGCCACTCAATTCTTTCGGAGATCAGGGTCGGCCCATACACATAAATTTTTTGAATTGTTTTTCGATTTCAACGAGATTGAGTAACTTCTCGGACACCGTAGAAGGATGTGGCGAGCTCTCTGGCTTTGCTGTTGCTTCGCTCTGCTCACGCTTCTTAGTGTACGGCAAGACAATGCAACAGAGATAAATTGTTGCTCCACATGTTCAGGGCAAAGAGCTCCTTCTGGCGTATGTAGCCAATCCGGAAGTTGACGTGTTGTAGGAAGCTCCACATGTGAAGTTGGTAGATCAACTTGACTTTCTTCAGATTCCTGTGCATAAACTTCTGTGGCTATATACTACAATAGTTCACCTCTTGGAAGAACACCCTCGTGAGTGACCACCTCTTGCTTACGACCAGTTTGGCTTGGCACCGACAAAATTTGCATTGCGTGTAACCCTCTTCAGCGACCACCCATCTAACGCGACCAGAAACCACCAAAGTAAGCTCAAAGCTGTCACGTGTCCCCGTCTTAAACGACAACTTACTGTAGCATTGCCTGTCTCCGCCACTGAACAGATACATCCGGGTATGTACAATGAAAGGAGTGTCCTCATGATCAACCATAGTACAGTAGCACGTGTGCGTACGCAGGTAGTCGAATGTCGCCTCAAAAACGGAAGATCCTAGCCCTTCATGAAAGGATAGCAGTGCTGGACAAGACAAAAACGAAAGCCGTTCGTGTCACTCAATCGCTGATGATCTCAGCCTAAGTAAGACACAACTTCAAGAAATTGTAAGAAACAAAAAGGAGCATTAGACAGGAATGGGAAACCGAAAGTCGACCAGAGAAGAAATACAGCAAGGTCAGAAAGTTGTGCTATGAAGATTTGGACAGAGTTGTTTGGGAGTGGTTCACTTCAGCGCGGGCAAAGAACATTCCGATAAGTGGCCGCATAATCCAAGAACGAGCCCTCATGTATGCTGAGCAGTTGGAACACGGTTCCTTTCAGACTCTAACAGATGGTTGGATCGTTGGATGAAGCAACACAATGTTCTATTGATCAGTTTTTCTTGttaaattaatgaatagatgtacacacaaacacaactctCCTTTGTCCAGACCTCCCCTGTCCAGACACCTTCCTCTAACGGACACCTAGTCCAAATGACATCAATGTCTTGGACTTTTCGGAAATGAAAACGTTCCGTGCGTATGAGTCTACAAGACCAGGTTCAAAGTGTCAAGAAAGTATTCAAAGACGTGTTATCAAAAATTTATAGCTTTTAAGTTAACAGTCAGCAAGATTTGGAAAGACCAAAAGAAATTGTACTGATTTGCATGCAACCTTCAAAACTGAGGAACAAGAGGCAGTGAAATATTTCTGGGAGATACGAACGTATCCCATTTATGAACAAGGTAAGTCCCGTGGTGTCCGGATAAAGAAGGTTCGAGTGTACAaagttatattataattaattataatgaaAACACAATATCAAATGCGTCTGCCACTATATACATTATCAAGGGTGTAACTAGCCTTAACCAAAATATACCAAACTCTAGAGACAACTGACCAAGTCTATAATTACCTGTTCCGAGTAATCACCTATGTTCTCTTGATGGTCTTGAAGCCTGCTGGCTAAGTCACAAATACTTagaaattttttattaacAAGACCAATAAAAAGTTTTCTTAATAGTACGGCTACTTTTTCAACAGAGGCACTTGCCTTGGTTGCGTCATTCGTAGTTATATGCCCAAGATTATGTAGTAGATTTTCTTTACACGCATGAAGTAGGGTCCAAACCAGTTAAAGTTAACAACCGTCTCGATGTGTTCCTTTATTAACATCAATATTCCATGTCGAAAcgtattgtgtgtgtggaagCCCATTTCTTTTTGTTAGAGTGCGAGTCGGTGGTCGTTTCCGTCGTTTCCAGTCAGAACACTACTGTAACGTTAGCGCATGCGCACCTAGGCTTCATAAGCAAGTTTTGAAATTTCCTCAACTGATTCAATGTTGCTGCAAACCAGACAATAGTGCCTGGTAGGACTCCAAAGACGAACCTGTCACTATCACCTAAGCTTAAATAATCTGTGAAGGCGGGGACTTGATGTGTTGATTTCCGAACAAGCTGCTTGACTGAAGGTATTGGACTAGTACTTTCCGTACTAACTCATTGCCTTTTTTGAATTGCTTGAATGAACTAGCTATATCTAAAGTCTGTcccagcattaaagtcacaACCGAAAACGGGCAGCTGAGGGGCCACTTTGGAAGATACGGGATTGATACGGGCATCATTGGATAGCTCTTGATTccctttattcaattatggcaACGTGTTGTTCATAGGGTGTATTAGAGAGGAGATACAGCACACTTTGGAAATATAATGAGATAGAGGGTGGAGTTATGTCAATCAACGTTCTCTAAATGCATAGCTTGCCAAATTAGTTTCAACTCTTTAAGATAAAGACTGTAATTGAGACTGAAGTTGATACTCTAATGGACATATAAATTAGCTACCTGCTGTTGCTACGCCCTGTACAATACCAAAGGTCAACAGTTAGTCACTTTCTGTATCGCTAACAGTTTCTTCAGACTCAGAGCTCGAGGTGTCGCCATGGCCTACTTCTATTACCATTCGCTCAACTAGGTCGTCCATCAGTCCGTCTACTTCCCAATAGTGCTTCTCCACCTTTTCTCTTACATGTTCCACACAGCCAGCCCATCGATCTGGTGTGACTTCCAGCATTCCTTCTCTGGCAAGTTGCAAAATGTTCTCCATAGTAAAACCACTGATCCCTGTATTCTTTCTAGCTGCATAACCTTTGACTTGTGCCCATGCGAGCTCTATAGGATTTAGTTCACAGTGACCAACAGGGAGACGCAAACAGCTGTGTCCCTTTTCTTGTGCAAAGACGTCTGTTTGGTATACAGAAACAGGATTGGTTGCCCAAATTAAGAAATATAGTTCAGCTTTTAACATCTTCTTTTCATGGCGAATTTTATGCTTTGCAAGCCAGTCTAACATATCCTGTTTTCTGCTTGACTTGGTTGGTATTTTTTCAACAACTGCGTTGTGGTACTTGGCATTATCCAACACAATCACAGATCGAGGTGGACAGTTTGGTAACAGCTTCTCTCTAAACCACTCCatgaaatgtaaaatattCATTTCGTTGTGATAATCGCCTGAGTCTCTTTTGCCAACAAAAATCAGTTCAGCTCCATCAATCCACCCTTGCTCACAACCTGCATGAAGGATTATGAGTCGTTTTCCTTTACCACTAGGAATCTTGAGGCCACCTTTCCCGTCATAGTCTGTCCAGCATTTTGTCACTGTATGGTGCTGATTTAGCCATGTTTCATCAAGGTAGATAATAGGCCTACCTTCTGATCGAAATCGTTTGATTTCTTTCAGGTATTGGGCTCGTGAGGCCACAATGCGGTGCTGTTCGTATAAACATTTTTTTCTGTTCATAGTTTTATGTCGAAAGCCCATTCTGCTAATGATCCTATGCAAACTTGCCCTTGAATATGGAAACTCCTCTTCTTCTACTAGAGCAGCGTGGAGTAGTGTTAATGTGGGGAAGACTTTGTCAGTGTAGAATTTATGAATTCTTCTCCTGATTACAGCCTCTTGAAAATTGTCTGTGTACTCTCTAACTGGTCCACTGTGTTCTTTTCTCCCTCTCTTCCTTGGACTTTCAATATGTCCCTTATCTTTATGTTCTCTGCAGATTCTGTAGATTGTTCTCTGGTGCATCCCTGTTGCTTCTGCTACTCTCTGGATCGGTTTGTCCAGAAGGATGGGGCCATCCTCCTTTTCTTTCACAAAGAAATCTCTCACGGAAAGCACAATTGACTTTTCTATACTTCTTATATGTCTTCCTGATTGTGTTGCCATTGGAAAATAGATAGAAAATATTCAAACACTAGCAGACCAGAATTAAAACTGAAAGCCAAAACTGACAATGCAGAGAGCGTTGGGTGTAGGCAATGCGTGGGACCTCCAAATGGAATCTCTGGTGACTGCTATAAACTTGTTACGTCACCTGCACTACACAGTCTGTTTCCGGTTTGGATACTGTTATCATTTTGCTTCTGAAAATGCATCTGAGTTCTGATTGACTGCAGACTACTAAGTTAGAACTTGGACTGTAACAGTTATGGGGCTTATTGAGTTCCAACCAGCCGCGTAAAAGAAAATGCGTTGCAATTATTTTTACACAGCTGCAAAGGACAGATGTCCGCTAATTAGGCAGGCCCTCCCAAGTTGCACACCACATAGATCTACTGAAGAACTTCTTGTAGCCAAGCTACTGTAGCTAAAAGATTCGGATGTTGTGGGTACGTACAGGGAACACTTACTTATCTAGTACCTGTGTTAGTTTACCTGGAGGGGATAGTAAACTGAGGCTAACTGGATCtataattgattgttgcaaCAACATTGCATATGGTCCTTACAAGGTGCAGGGTTTCCTCAGCCACTCCCAAGTTACTCCCCCAAACCCATTATGACTTTAATTCTGGGACAGACTTTAGTGCAGACCCGACAACCAGTTATCATATCGAGGTAACGTTTCTGTCAATTAAAGTAAATCGGAACTAAAGAATTTATCGATCGTGCTCAACTCTCAACTCTGGTCATCAGAATGAGGTAAAGTGGAACAAAAGTCTGCGTTGTTTCCTTTTTCAGTTGCATTTTTGGACTCGTAGCCGTTACTCGTCCAGAAGACTTGGGATGATAGGCAATTTTCACACTATGATGTTGATACACGACCTGATAGTCATTGCAACTGTTTCAGGATAGTATCGTATAGCCTGTAACAGTGTCTAGTCTTTTCTATGTGCATGACTGAATGCATCCACTCCTCTTTAATTTTAATCCCGTAATTCCAAACCATTTCATCAAGTCCGttggtctgttggtctgttgttTATGCCTTTCTGActtaatgtttctactgtttTAATAGACTAGCTATCTTTGATCTATCGAGTTTCTTAGTAATGGTATACCTCATGACGGTCAAAAGAGACTGTGGTACCATTGTGCAGACAGCCACGTACGTGACAGCAAGTCATTTGTAAATACTTGTCAATGGATAATGCTGATATTTGTAAAATAGGTGTATTGCATGCACGTCGAATGATGGAGTGCAAAGAGTTTTGTCGGCTTGGCTTGTTTATATGTGTTGACACTGCAAGTAATCTCTTAATATATGATCACGAAAAGTTTGAATGTAAGCTGAGAACATCTATATCTCATCAGTGATGATACAGTAGAGTATTTGCTGGCGGGTTTAGCATTGCAGTTAGAAAGCTCTTCCAAGTAACTGTGGTTCCCTGGCTTACGTCACCTTTGGATCCATCTAAGAATTCACAAATGTGTTTGAACCATAGCAGACTAATCTAATGTAGTTTATCAACCTCAAGGAGGTTTCAGTAGCTGATAATGCGTTTCAAAATGTGGCAACCGATGTGTTAATTGTAGTTAAGTTGATGAGCGAGAATTTCTAAGGGTGACAGATATAGAAAAAAGGATTCTGAATTGTGGTAGCATACATAGCAATGATTGCAAATAGCTGATTAATTCTTCATAAATATGGAACATAATGTGGTGCACGTCACTGAACAGCACCTTCCAATCCAACTGTATGTGTCGTAACCAATCTCTACCCAACAAACTAGGTCTGTTTCTTTCCACCACATGTAACTCCAGTTGTTTAGGAGAAGCATCGATAGTCTCCAACCCTCTAATTACGCTGCCTCCATATGCTTTCAGTATGATGGCACTCTCTCTAAAAAGTGGAGGAGACGGCCCCACACATTGTCTTGTACATTGTGGTACTAATTACTGTCACTGCTGCTCCTGTGTCTTGTACATATGacgagctctggaatgctacAGCATTCCCATCACACTGTAATTACCCAAGGTCACCTGACTACTAAATGACCACTTAGCTCACCAAAGTATTCAACGCTTATTGGCAAAGCGGCAACACGACAACATCAAAGCAACTGTAACAGACCCTTCCCTGCTGTCTGGATGTCGAAAGGAGGGGATGGCTACACAAACtagctccaggagattgctaaaGTAGGCAGAGTTTTTCCTGAGTAGGTCACGTGAGTCCAGCTGCTAGTTAAGTGTGTGTCCAATAAATTGGCAACTCCTGATGATTTGGGTTTAGGACTATTAGGGTGTGTGAGTGGGTATGTGTGCACAtatgtggtgctgtagcttaattggttagagagtgcatttggagaatgaaaacatctgggATTtggcagggttgcaggttcaagccacagtgatggcgatctatggcataattttcttaagcaagGAACTTACagacaattgcttctctcgactcaagagtataaatgagtacctgttCATTGACTGGGATGGACATGACCGTTGGCTTGGCAGTGACATCAGGCAGCGAATGGGTACCTGTGGGCCTTGGTGCCCAGCACTAGAGctgtgccattgtcagtgcaccTGGATTACTCCGGTAAAGCTCCAGGTGGAATGTAGCAATCACCTAAAGTCTCCACATACAGTAGAAGCAGGCAAGCTATCTCCACACCTGACCTAAGGTCAACATCAAATGACGTaaagggcttaacatttgtccatttattttgtccatttgtgtgtgcacactaacatgcatacacacataatAGTTACCATGGCCTATAAATCGTAGTGTTACTCAActgaaataaacaaattagCTAATTTGAAAATAGGTAACACACATCACAAATACACATAAAAGTAGTTTGATAAATGGCAAAATTACAATATAACTGTAATATTGAGTACAGTTAGACTATAAACAAACATCTATAGTTACAGTCTGCCTCACTCTGGAGATGTACAGATACATGTGTCTCTTGAATGAATAACAGAAGAATGTTTTGTGCTTGCAAAACTGACATGCACTAATGTTTCTTAACTGGAGATTTCTTCATATTTCTCCATTTGTCTTTCAAATTTGAAGCTGTTCTGTGGTGACTAAATAGGAAGTCTTGTTTGATTTGTGACCACCGATGACCATAATGAGACACTGCCAAACGAAGTTTGTTTTCCTCAACTTCAGTAAATGGCACTCTCGTTCTAGTAGTTGCCACATCTTTCGATGACTTCTGCTAAAGATCAAATTTTAGTTAGAGAAAGAGTTGACTGTTGTAGAACGTTTCAATGCCAAAGTTACACAGGTGTCTTCCTACAGTAGATGTGATACAACATGTGTAACAAAACGAAGCGAATAAACAATAAGAGAACCTTCTACGATTTGAAGGAAAGCAACTACAAATTATACCAATCTTGATGTGCCTTATGACAACAGCCTATTTGCAAAATATCTAGTTTCAAAAGGAAAAATTACAGTATTTCCTTCAATGAAACGCCATGCTAAAATAGAACCTCATGCTCGAATAGAACACCTTGCTAGTGTCTTTCTTAAAAATAGAATGCCATGCTTAAATAGAGTGGCAGCTCTGGGAATTTCGTGTACAGCTTCAATTGACTAAtggtatatacatgtatttgtcCATGTTTATGGATAAACTGATAAATATGTCACCGTTGTTTCAGAAGAGATGTTCAAAAATAGAGCGCCATGCTCTAATACAACACCATGCATTAATAAAACGCCACTCGAGGGTCTTCTTCCAAACATGATAAACACCATGGCATTCTAGTTGAGGAAATACAGCAAGTGCACacaacaaaaagaaatgcAGCAAGTgtagacaacaagacaaaacatAAAAGAAAAGACAGCAAGCATTAGGTATATTGTGGCTTACACTAAGTCAATTGCATCCCTTTTCTACTACCATACTCACTTAATTATTACCTCACACCAatggttggccagagtcaaaggTAAAGTATGGGATAAGGACTTTTCAAAAATTGACACCCAAAGTTAATTGGTGGAAGTGATTAAGGTAAACAGCATGCTGCTATACTAATACAGCTTCAAACCAACGTCACTAAATAAAATAGTCAAAAAAATCTTTCATACTGTATGCAAGTCATAAAAATCTTGAAAACATGGTTGACAAGGATGTGTGAGTTGAAGAATATTAGAATTTCAACAGgcacaaatctagcaaacaccTAGACACTGTGAGAGTGGAAATTACCACTAACTAAAGACTAACAGCCTTGGACAAAGTCGAGGCTGGATGCTCACAGAAACCTTGGGGTAATAGTCAAGCAACTATGGTAACATGGAAGCAGCAAGTGGCTTTTCTGCCAATGAACTCTTTTGAGTAAAAAAAAGATTGTTCTCAAAGGAGCA
It contains:
- the LOC134194899 gene encoding uncharacterized protein LOC134194899, which produces MATQSGRHIRSIEKSIVLSVRDFFVKEKEDGPILLDKPIQRVAEATGMHQRTIYRICREHKDKGHIESPRKRGRKEHSGPVREYTDNFQEAVIRRRIHKFYTDKVFPTLTLLHAALVEEEEFPYSRASLHRIISRMGFRHKTMNRKKCLYEQHRIVASRAQYLKEIKRFRSEGRPIIYLDETWLNQHHTVTKCWTDYDGKGGLKIPSGKGKRLIILHAGCEQGWIDGAELIFVGKRDSGDYHNEMNILHFMEWFREKLLPNCPPRSVIVLDNAKYHNAVVEKIPTKSSRKQDMLDWLAKHKIRHEKKMLKAELYFLIWATNPVSVYQTDVFAQEKGHSCLRLPVGHCELNPIELAWAQVKGYAARKNTGISGFTMENILQLAREGMLEVTPDRWAGCVEHVREKVEKHYWEVDGLMDDLVERMVIEVGHGDTSSSESEETVSDTESD